Genomic window (Oryza sativa Japonica Group chromosome 3, ASM3414082v1):
AACAGTACTGAGTACTCCTAATCCAGTGCGCGCCGTTCGTCATCAAAAGATTAGCTTTTCTGACTTTCTCCATTGACTCGCCGGCCACTTTTGTCCTATCTCAAGCCCTGGACCGCTGTACGGATGCAGACAACTctgtgtgtttggataatggaaaaTGGAAGGTAAGATTAAGATTAGGAAATGAATAAATTGTTGAAACTaaatggaggaggaagaataAATGGTTAAATTTAAAGATGAATGAAAAATCATTTCCCTTTTCCATTTGCCAAACATTGCCAGTGAGCATCACGGAGAAACTCTCTCAGTACGCAGCAGCCAACGGCAACGGCCCAGGAATAAAAACGGAGGAGCGACCCGCGAGGCCGCGACTCGCGTCGAAGAAACCGCAATTTCTACGCCTGCTGCCAAGCCGCGCTGTCATGGTGTCACCTCGTCACGCCACCACGAACAAATCCAAGCAATTTGCGTTTTGCGGCCGGTGAGCGGGTGATTCGTCCATCCACATGGTCAGAACGGGACGAGCAACGCAAGCATCAGCACGCGACTCTCCATCTCGCCTGGATCAAGTCAAGCTAGTCAGATCAGCACGGCACGACGAAACGAAAGCCTCGTTTGGGCACGTAATTTGCTGGGTCTCGTCGCATTATTCtttgcacccccccccccccccccccccccccgccgggTCACCGCGAGCGCAGAAACAAACGCGATGGGGACATCAGTTTTGACGGAACAGTTTACATACAACAGCATTGCAACCCAAATCCTTTTATCCGAAGAACACAACGACGACAGCAACCAGCCGAGTGCAGAGGCAAAAGAGGAGCTCACATCCTGCTCTTCTTGACGGGGCCGAGCTCCTTGGCCTTGGTCCTCAGCTCGTGCTTCTTGATCTTCCCCGTCGCCGTCTTGGGCAGCGGCCCGAACACCACCGACTTGGGCACCCAGTACCCCGGCATCCTCTCCCTGCAGAACCGCATGatgtcgccggccaccgccgcctcgtcggaGCTGTCGGCGCCTTCCTTGAGCGTCACGAACGCGCACGGCGACTCCCCCCACTGCTCGTCCGCCCTCGCCACCACCGACGCCTCCAGCACCGCCGGGTGCGCGTACAGCACCTTCTCCACCTCCAGGCTGCTGATGTTCTCCCCGCCGGAGATGATGATGTCCTTCATCCGGTCCTTCACCTCGATGTACCCGTCGGGGTGCTTCACCCCAAGGTCGCCGGAGTGGTACCACCCGCCGGCGAACGCCTCCGCGTTCGCCTTGGGGTTCTTCAGGTAGCCCTTCATCACGGCGTTGCCCCGCATCACGATCTCCCCGTACGACTTTCcgtcggcggccaccggcgccaTCGTCTTCGGGTCCACCACGTCGAGGCCCTCCAGCGCCCCGTACCTCACGCCCTGCCGGCAGTGCAGCCGCGACCGCTCCTCCAGCGGCAGCCTGTCCCACTCCGGCTTCCACGCGCACACCGTCGACGGGCCGTACGTCTCCGACAGCCCGTACGTGTGGGTCACGCGGAAGCCGCGGATCGACAGCGCCGCGAGCAGCGACGGCGTCGGGGCGGCTCCGGCCACCATGATGTTGACCACGCGCGGGAGCGGCAGGAAGGTCTCGCTCGCCGGAGCGTTGATGAGGTTGTTGAAGACGACCGGCGCGGCGCACATGTGTGTCACTCCATGGTTCACTATGCCAGAGTATATCGCCTTTGAACTCACCTGCATAAGCAAAACACATTTCAATATTGAGATCGTAGTACAAATTTTATGGATAAAATGAAATCACCCCCCTTCCCAAAAGAGATCAACTACATATGATTTTCTGTCTATCCAACTTAGCAATTCAGGCATAATTTGCATTCGATACACATTAGTAAGTTTAGTACCTGATTTTGCAGACATTAATTGCCAACTATATCAGAACTATGAAAGAGCAGAGCTACATCATACCTGGCGAAGACATATGTTGGTTCCACACATCGCAGCCATTGCCCAAGTGTAACACCAACCATTACAATGGAACATGGGCAGAGTCCACAGGTACACAGCTCCCTCAGGCATCCCCCAAACCATGGCGACACCGAGCGCCATGACATAGGCGCCACGGTGGTGCAGCACGACGCCCTTGGGGCTCGAAGTAGTCCCGGAGGTGTAACCCAACGCGATGCTCTGCCATTCATCCTTGGGCGGCTTCCAGGCGAACTCCGGGTCACCGGTCTTCAGGAACTCCTCGTACTCGATCGCTCCTCTCCCCAGAGCGTACTGCAGAGGCTTCGGATCGCAGGTCGGGTCGCCGATGACGATCAGGATCGGGGGCCTGAACGACCATTTCTTCTTCTCGGCCAGTATCTTCAGGGACTCTTCAGCTAGGGTGAAGAATTCCTGGTCCACCATGACGACCTCTGCCACTGAGTGGTCAAGGAGGAAGGCAATTGTCTCGGCGTTTAACCTGATGTTTACGCAGTTCACCACCGCTCCAGACATGGGGACGCCGAAATGAGCTTCATACAGTGCCGGGACATTTGGAGCAATCACAGCGACCTTAACAAGCCagagcaaaataaataaataaaaataaactaacAGTATGAGCTAAATAGAGTACCCAGTTAAATGTGGAGAATTTTTATCTTAAAATGTTTCAGTACAAATGTGCAATAGGAAtagctactactagtactttTCGCCTCATATTCTCAACAGATACGGGTATTATAAAGAGTTATTGGCAACAGATGAAAGTGATAGCCTTATCTTATTTGACCAGAAACAGTGACGGTTCCGTGTTTTCTTTGGCGAGCAAAGTTATTAAACTAGCACTTGTTTCGAGCGCCTTCTATAAGATATGGGAGGGATATTACTCTCCTTGACTGCCCAATATATGCAATAATGCAAAGTTTCTGCCTGGCACGTGTCAATGATTTGGACTGATCAAAGCCACGCACCTCAATAGGATAACAGTCTAGCCGGAGTAAACTTCTACAAAATGATTATTAAGGAGACTAATCAGCATGTTCATGAACTGCGGCTTCTTAGAGCTATTGGTgtagcttttcttttcttctttcctttttgtAAGTAAACTGATCACCTTTTCCACTTCGTCGGACAACAAAAGGCAGACTGCTTATTAATCACTGTTATTATAAGCTTTACAGCATCAGGGACATCAGATTCCACCACTCAACCAGATTTTTATCACAAAAGTGACATGGAACGATTGATCGTATATACTACCCAGCTATATATACAAAAACCACAGCTCAAAAAATCTTTAAAATATGAAGTAGTAAGATAGCAACTTCTACTActtccctttttgtttccaTCTGAGAGCTATAATTAAATGACTGGTCCATATATCTTGTGAAGGATTGAGATCGGAAAAACAAGACAAGTGCCTTTCGATCGTTACAGGTAGGGTCCATATCATGAAGAAGGAGCGATCGGATCAGATCATTCCACACTGCAGTCTCTACCTAagctcatatatatttttttttctggatgaTGGAGAAAAACTCTAAGCTCATATGCatcttagagaaaaaaaatacgaacagacaagaaaaaaaggatatatataattttcttttttatataaaaaaagggaTAAAATTTTACCGCGCTGACGGGGCTCGTAGcgggtaaaaagaaaaaagaaaggggaaagaAATTTACCGTGCAGCCGGGGCCGACGGATCGCTGCGCgagggcggaggcgaggcggcggcagcggcggtaggTCTCCGCCCAGGTGTACCTCACCGGGCCGTGCACGACGGCGGCCCTGTCCGGGTGGACCACGGCGGCGCGCTCCAGGAACCAGAGCGGCGTCAGCGCCGTGTAGTTGGCGTCGTTCCGTGGGAGATCGTCGATGTCCCTCTCCGCCGCATCCCCATGCCCCGGCGAGCCCATCGCTCCGCTCTcgctcctcccccctcccctctcctcccccctctcgcGCGAGGAGAATGTGCCGAAAGCGTGGGGGTActggagtgtgtgtgtgtgacagACAGAGGCGAACGCTGCTGCGCGACGGTCAGTGCGATATATAGCGCCTGTACGCCACGGTGGCCGTTGGTTTGGCAGGGGACGGACGGTCGGGATCGTCCTCGCGTAATGGCAGGCGAGAGACTTGGAGTTGGACTTCTCCACTGTCAAGTGGGCCGTACGGGCTCTGTCGAGATGGCCCACGGACTCCACCAGATGGCTAATTGGCTATACCCTACAGTTATGCTTCTCTAGCAGTGCTCCGCTATGCTATATTGCTTTTCCTttttacttcatccgtttcagaaagtaagtcattctagcatttcctatattcatattaatattaataaatctagatagatattaatttagattcattaacattaatataaatataggaaatgctagaatgacttacattgtgaaacggagagagtaactgTTACGAAGTGTACATACACGCACACATggtaatactccatccgtcccataatataaaggattttaagttttttttgcaCTATTTGACCaatcatcttatttaaaaattttgaattattatttatttttttgacttactttattatccaaagtactttaagtacaactttttgttttttatatttgcataaattttttaaataagacgagtggtcaaacaatgtaaacaaaaactcaaaatcccttatattatgggacggagggagtaccacatTTATTCACAGACATGCGAACTCGTCTACTAAAACATGTTAAAAGGCAAAAATCAGTTGTACATCTTTTATTTCACTAAATTCATATTAAAAGCCTACTTGCGTGTATGTAATATTCGTGAATTGTGACCACTATAATTTGAATTCTGATAGGTGGATACGACTTCACTATCACATTACCGGTGCTTCTCGTCCTCTGTTGTATTGCTGCTGACCAGGAAAACCACAAATCTGTTACTGTATGGCTCCAGTTTCATACTTTCATCAGGGCGGCTAATTAGGAAAAAACAATCGGGCAGCTTAGGGGAGAAGTTTAGGTCGTTGATCACTGCACTGGAGTAAGCCAAACAACTTGGAGAAACATTCAAACGGGTCGGAAAATTTGGGTCCTAAGGAATTTTGAGTGAGATTAGCGTGTTCCAAACCCATGAGATTGCTGTCATCAGTGGATCTCTATGATTGTCTGATAAGGAGATTGCTTCGAATCCCAGAACGTTGCGTTACAATTCTCCCAAATTCGTGTCAGCCGGTGGGCCCTTTGGACGAAACGGCACGGCCACAAGGGAGGAACCGGTCTTTGTGGGAGAAGAAATTTATCTGGTTGTTGTCAACGTACTGGAAGGCAGGGTTTATAAATCGGTGCTGTTTAAACCACGGTATATCTCGCGATAACTGCGCGGTTTAGTATCAAATTATGGGATGGCAGTAACCGCATTCCAAACGATTTGGGAAACCTGCTGGTAGGTCGACATTATGGTGAAGCATATGTGCTTGATTTACAGTTAAAATTTTTGGTAAGGACACTTATGTTTAGCCCTTTTTATTTTGCCAAATCTTGGTGAGCAACCAATTAAGCCTATgaacctactccctccattagaAAAAACCAAACCTAAAATAGAATGTtagtataataaatctggaTCTAAATTTGTTTTACTAGGGTAGATcatatactacctctattttttaatagatgatgctgTTGACTTTTGTAcacacgtttgatcattcgtgttattaaaaaaatttacataattacaatttattttattgtaagttgttttatcactaaaaatactttaaaaatgattcatatcttatgcatttgcataaaatttttaaataagacgaatgatcaaacatgtatccaaaagttaacggcgtcatctattaaaaaacgaagggattattattttatgtgtttagttttttttttaagatggagggagtacatctttCGTCTTAAAATTTAAAGATGAGGTATGATTATGTTGGTAATACTATTGTGTCCTATGCCCAGATTAGCGTTGTAGTGCAGCAGTAGCTTCTTTTTTAtcattttgttttcattttgtCGGACCTGATTATAATCGCTGATTTGTTCTGATGGCACATGGACGCCGATGATGACCTGGCGCCATATGAATGTGAGGTAAGTGCTGATGCAAGCGGCAGCAAGTTGTGTCCACTGACATCTTGAACACCCTTGTCCTGGTTCATTGCATCAAATGCGGATGCCACGCGGACGGGCAGTATTTTTGTCATGCAAAAAATGTTTCTTTACAAAATTCCTGCATTCTAAACATGCAGctaaaataaaacaatttgtcgtcaaaacgattttttttaaaaaaagagtacaTGTGATAGAACTCGTAGTATCGTATATTCCCTCCAATCCAgtcatgaaacatttttttttcctttcgaaACACAATCATGAAACATTATCATCTGCATAggagttttttgtttttttttttagagtagCATCTGCATAGGAGTATGTCAGAGCTGGTAAGCAGGCCAGGTTGCGAAATTACCGTCGTGCGGGCCTCCACGTAGCTCATCACATGGCCCATGTCGAACCAGGGTCCAGGGTGCATGCCTGATGTGACCATGTCGGCAGCTTGAATAGGCGTGGGCCGTTCTCTGTTGCCACAGCTGGATTCCGAGCCCGTGGGCGCCCTTCCGCTCGAAACGAGAAGCGGAGGCCAATTCCGTGGGCACCATGTTTGGCGCTTGCCCAGTGCCCGCTTATCCTATCCTATCATGCATTGCATATTccatttatcttaaaataacGTAAAATtaaatgtgatatattctaTACTATAAACAGCccgttcagattcgtagtatacTATATTACGTTGCATTCAATTAtaagactgtgtttagttccatgggtgtaaagttttgacgtgtaacatcggatatacgaacacacatttaaagtattaaacgtagtctaataacaaaacaaattacagaatccgcctgtaaaccacgagacaaatttattaagcctaattaattcgtcattagcaaatgtttactgtagcaccacattatcaaatcatggcacaattaggcttaaaagattcgtctcgcaatttacacgcaaactatataattagttttttttaatatttaatactcaatgTATGTGctcaaatgttcgatgtgagaaaaaaaattaccggTAGATCTAAACACCCGCTAAATGGAgaatattttaggatagagaaAGTATTTGGCTGCAGGCTACAGGCCTACAGCTGTATGCCTCTCCAGTCTCTACTCTACTCGTCGAGACAGTACATTGGACGCAAGCACGACGGCAACGGCCAACAACAATCCAGTGTTCCAAAGCCGTGGCAAAATTCTGCACAACGTTGTGGTTTTGTCCTGTTCGGTCTGTCTCTCGGTAGTCGCTAGTCTGTACAATGTACTATCCTGCTCCATCTTTACGttgtcttttctcttttttcttattACTGACCATCTCGATTGTTGCGACAGTGTTGCAGTTGTGTTAGGCGTAATTCAGGTGCAAGTACACTTGAACTCCTTAGCGAACGAACCGGGGCATATGCTCTGTATTTCTTTTTTCAGTTTAGTGAAGGTTTTTATCAGGGCTGTACGTTTAATGTAGAGTTAATGGTACCCTTATTTAGACAAGGAGGATATAGAGCTGTGGATAGcagaaaagggggaaaagagaaagaagagaatatGGATACAGAGAGGTTTATCCAGTTCAATTTGAGCTATTTTCAGACGCAGCCTCCAAACACCTACTAATTAAAGTTTGTAATTACAGTGCACATTTCATTTGTGCTATCTCATTACAACATGCCATTATGCGTACATCAGtgcatgcattttgacggactAGATGATGACAATTGACAAGCATTCAGCAGAGGATCagcaagaaagaagaaaaagagaagaaagagagattAGATGACAAGTCAAATTAAGAAGCTTCCTGTtgatctcgtcgtcgtcggcgacgaggtcagAACTCAGAAGAGCCAATGGGACACCTTCTTCGGCGCTACGCGCTCCTCGATGGTGATCAGGCTCGGCTTCCACCCTCTGCTCGACAGCTCCCTGCTCAGGAACTCCGGCCGGTGCTCCTCGAACccgtccgccggcggcggcctcgccgccgccgccgtctcctccctcctctccgcctccgccgccgccgcgtggttCTCGGACGCATTGCCGTCGTTGTCAGCCTCCTGGGTCATCTTCTTGGACGACAGCTTCCTCCTCAGCCGGCCCGGCATTGACCGCGACCGCTCGAGCGACCGGGACGCCGTCAGCGCGCGGCGCGCCTCCTCGGCCGACACCTTGCCGCGGGTGGTGGCCGGCAGCAGGACGTACACCCCGCCGGCGCCCAGCACGTGGTcggccggcagcggcgcgacCTTGCcccctggaggaggaggagccccaGCTTTCCCCttgtgccgccgctgctgctgcaggtCGCGCGCGTCGATGACGAAGTGGCGCGGGTGGTCCATCATCAGCTCCGCCACCGACACCGGCTCGCTGAGCGCCCGCACGCTCCCGTCCGCCATCACCACCTTccctccgccgctcgcgcccaccaccgcgcccgacgagATCAGATTGCCCATCCTGGATGACGCAAAGCAAAACCTTCCGCTAATGGCGCGGCGAGGGGCCGGGAAGAGGGGTGGATGGGCAGGAGGGTATTAAagcggcgggtggtggtgggaTCGGGAATCGGATGGATCAAGAAACCCAAATATGTTTTCCTAGCGGTTTTTCGTGGTCGTCGGGGACGACGAATACTCggcgacaaaaaaaaaaaaagtgtcgaGGGGTTTAGTTGTGGCGCGCGCGGTGGAGACGATGAGAAGAAAAATGGCGGGTTCGGTTTGAACCGAACTGCTCCTCCCGTGAGGTCGTTGGCGCGTTGACTCGTCCTTGACGCGTTGCACCGTTCACTAATCACTcgcaaaattttgataatttaacCCTttacaaaaactaattttatagatGAACTGTggtcaaaacttattttaaaaatgactttttttttcgacGCCTAGGGATAAAAATGATCAGAAACGGTCAGAATCAGTAGCATCTCTTCGGAAACGATGCTCGATCAACCGGTAATTgaccatatttatcatttaaactacttaatatcgacattaatacgATGCtgaaagaaattagaaaaaataaaatttaaaaatagccaaAAACGGTACGGTCGAAAACGGTACCCCTTAAACGGAAACAACGCCCGGTCGATCGGTAATTTCCgtgaccgttttcacccctattagcgccaaatcgtatggcgctgaacttagacgtCTCAGCGCCAAATAGCATCGCGCTGAATGCACATTGGCACGCCGACTCAGCCTCCCATCTGTGGTGGCACGGCATTCAGCGCCAGTTGATGTGGCGCTGAGATGTATAAGTTCAGTGCCATATGATTTGGCGCTGAAAAAAATTATCATttctgaaataagttttggtcacgatttatttgtaaaattagtttttccaAATGGACAAATCGTCAAAATTTGTGAATCACTCGTGCCGTCTCTTCTCTGAACGCACTGAACTCGCACGGAAAGAACACCTTCTGTAAAATGTCACTGTACGCAGAAACGACGCCCAAATTTACGTTTTTTTGGAAGGTTCGTGACAAAATTGGCACGGTTGCAGCGTGTGCACACTGGGTTTCCGGCCGTAACAGGCGGGGTAACAGCTACAGCTACAGGTTGGGGAAAAAGAGACAGGGAAGTGGCAGGAGAAGGAGATAATTACAAAATTAATGAAAGGGAAAAGAGTGATAGCTATAGCGGGTTAGAAATGGACAGTGTTTAAGAATGGGTTAATTGGTTTGGTTGGCAAAATGGTAGTAGTAGTGAGTTCGCATGCGTACTTTTTGTCTCAGCGCCGACGGTGACGTGCGACCATTTTGTCGTTGGGGCTCCACTCCTCTTCATACAAAATATTGCTTGGAAGATAATCGAAGTATTCCAAAATTTCTCTCCTGTTGGGGTTTTGGATGTTTCAGTTGATGTTTAGCAGTTCGTACAATAATTTTTCAGGCGTGTGTCCTGCATCTGACGAGATCTTCCTGTGCGTGCTCTCACGAAAGCTAGTGCGCCCTGGATTTTTGCATTTGACAAATCAAAAGGAGCAGGTCATAGCTGGGTTCAGCTAATCACGCGTATTTTGTATCATttcgcgttcgcgaaaaaaatattttgtatcaTTTCGTCAAAAAATGAATAGCTGCAATATTTATGATGTTCAGTTTGTTCGTTGTATCGATGAAAACGGTCTTCCTGCACGGTACAGATTTTCAGATCAAATGAATTGTGACCGGACGAAGATACTGTTGAGACCATAAATTGGGCAGAAAGAATTTGGAATTTTGTGGACTACAGCTAAGAAAATGCTAGCCCTACCGTGATGGCGAGTTCAACATATTTGCATCCGATGAAACTGGTACCAAACTGCCATGCTTCTAACTGCAAACTTCATTGCTGCAAAGTACAGTCTTTGCCAACCCTACTTTATGTAAACCTTACTCTGTAATCTGAACTCCCATGTCCTAACAGTCTTTGAATATTACCTGCAATTCATGGAAAACCATGCAAGAGGAATACATCCATCCAAGTCTTGGCTGCACCTAAACGAATCGTATCCTTGTCAGAAACTAGATGTTGCCAATTATCCTGACGATCATGCTGTCTACTACATTATGAAATCTTTACAGTTTATGATTGCTCAGAAGATACATGGAACAATAATTAGCTCCATCACCATGTCCAAAATGGGAAGGCAACAGTGTTACAATCCATCGGCATCACCTGCCCACAAGAATAACAAAAAGAATGAAGAGAAATCCCaccaaatttgacaacatttCTTCCAGAATCTCATGGCTCTGCATGGTCCAGTGAGGGCAAAGAAAGGAAGAATTTTGCGTAGGAGTTGAGCCTGGCCAAATTGCTTCCTTAGTGACTGTCGATGGAATGATAGTTTCGGTTGATTTGGAGAGGGATGTGTACCAAATAACCAAACCGAAGTACGAAGCTTCGTTTTGCCGAGATACATTGTTCTGATCCTATTATAATCTAATCTAATACTACTTGGACCAGCCGGAACTTCTAATCTAATTAAGCACTGCCATTGCCAGTCGAACCAACCTACGGTTTGGTCTGAAGCCTAATAAAGCTCGTTCCTTTTTTAAACTCTCCTGTCTGAAAGGGACAGTTCGCTTATTGCTCAAGCGATACTGTTGTGTTGCATACTCGCATGAATTAGTTGACGGGTCAGGTATACATGTAATCATCTAAAAACTCGAAATAAAATTTACTGGCATTATCTTAGAGCAACACGATATTGCGGAGATTCTGGCGTTAGTTGCAACCTAACAACGAAATGATTGGCCAGTGTTTAGGCGTGATCTATTGTTCATATCCAAAGGAGCAATGTTtgcaatacatatgtacatgtcTATGCTCGATTAAGAATCTACTTCT
Coding sequences:
- the LOC4332593 gene encoding acetate--CoA ligase CCL3 produces the protein MGSPGHGDAAERDIDDLPRNDANYTALTPLWFLERAAVVHPDRAAVVHGPVRYTWAETYRRCRRLASALAQRSVGPGCTVAVIAPNVPALYEAHFGVPMSGAVVNCVNIRLNAETIAFLLDHSVAEVVMVDQEFFTLAEESLKILAEKKKWSFRPPILIVIGDPTCDPKPLQYALGRGAIEYEEFLKTGDPEFAWKPPKDEWQSIALGYTSGTTSSPKGVVLHHRGAYVMALGVAMVWGMPEGAVYLWTLPMFHCNGWCYTWAMAAMCGTNICLRQVSSKAIYSGIVNHGVTHMCAAPVVFNNLINAPASETFLPLPRVVNIMVAGAAPTPSLLAALSIRGFRVTHTYGLSETYGPSTVCAWKPEWDRLPLEERSRLHCRQGVRYGALEGLDVVDPKTMAPVAADGKSYGEIVMRGNAVMKGYLKNPKANAEAFAGGWYHSGDLGVKHPDGYIEVKDRMKDIIISGGENISSLEVEKVLYAHPAVLEASVVARADEQWGESPCAFVTLKEGADSSDEAAVAGDIMRFCRERMPGYWVPKSVVFGPLPKTATGKIKKHELRTKAKELGPVKKSRM
- the LOC4332594 gene encoding uncharacterized protein — its product is MGNLISSGAVVGASGGGKVVMADGSVRALSEPVSVAELMMDHPRHFVIDARDLQQQRRHKGKAGAPPPPGGKVAPLPADHVLGAGGVYVLLPATTRGKVSAEEARRALTASRSLERSRSMPGRLRRKLSSKKMTQEADNDGNASENHAAAAEAERREETAAAARPPPADGFEEHRPEFLSRELSSRGWKPSLITIEERVAPKKVSHWLF